The Papilio machaon chromosome 3, ilPapMach1.1, whole genome shotgun sequence genome window below encodes:
- the LOC106708255 gene encoding 3-oxoacyl-[acyl-carrier-protein] reductase FabG produces MSFSGKVVFVSGGSSGIGAATAREFAKEGATVVIVARNETKMKQVASECENHGKRPLLITADISQDAEAKRAMEATIQTYGKLDILVNNAGMLRYGTLLNGGALAAWDQLMAINFRAALHLMQLAAPHLVETRGSIVNVSSVDGSSSVPPPLVPYSVSKAALEHLTRGAARELAPHGVRVNTVSPGPVYTDIYDSGGPHPVDNSNIKTPLGTISQPEEIAHLILFLCSDRAKAITGSNYVSDNGYLLLPV; encoded by the coding sequence ATGAGTTTCAGTGGCAAAGTAGTGTTTGTCAGCGGAGGCAGCTCAGGCATCGGCGCCGCCACCGCCCGGGAGTTCGCCAAGGAGGGCGCCACGGTTGTCATCGTCGCCAGAAATGAAACCAAAATGAAACAAGTGGCCTCCGAGTGCGAGAATCACGGCAAGAGACCGCTACTGATCACAGCCGATATCTCTCAGGACGCGGAAGCTAAACGTGCCATGGAGGCGACTATACAGACGTACGGAAAGTTGGATATTCTGGTTAACAACGCAGGAATGTTGAGATACGGGACGTTGCTGAATGGCGGTGCGCTGGCGGCGTGGGACCAACTGATGGCGATAAATTTCCGGGCGGCGTTGCACCTGATGCAGCTTGCTGCGCCGCACCTCGTGGAAACTCGTGGCAGCATCGTGAACGTGTCGAGCGTGGACGGGTCCTCGTCGGTACCGCCGCCGCTAGTGCCCTATAGCGTTAGCAAAGCGGCGCTAGAACACCTGACACGCGGCGCAGCGCGCGAACTGGCGCCGCACGGCGTCCGGGTGAACACTGTAAGCCCCGGGCCCGTCTACACCGATATCTATGACAGCGGCGGCCCCCACCCTGTCGACAATAGCAACATAAAGACGCCGCTCGGCACCATCTCGCAGCCGGAGGAGATCGCGCACCTCATCCTGTTTCTTTGCAGCGACAGAGCCAAGGCCATCACCGGGTCCAACTATGTGTCCGACAACGGATATCTTTTGCTAcctgtttaa